In one Culex quinquefasciatus strain JHB chromosome 2, VPISU_Cqui_1.0_pri_paternal, whole genome shotgun sequence genomic region, the following are encoded:
- the LOC119767836 gene encoding uncharacterized protein LOC119767836 gives MQKKKNKADGFSLLHFVKFRNNHEQQLGEPQELSRWSMFRLSDWNLPQNVLRHLPKHESEEFWDFIVGNSHLRDFFGKDNNIGRSQTQRRRFRLKVTEHGQPPYGYRWIKLCLRQLSVHGSVQQDTQFSTKRAFVVPQLTSRVVNQVKLHRQSSSGWIRNRL, from the coding sequence atgcaaaaaaaaaaaaacaaagcggACGGATTTTCCCTGCtgcatttcgtaaaatttcggAACAATCATGAGCAGCAGCTTGGAGAACCGCAAGAACTCTCCCGGTGGTCTATGTTCCGGTTGTCTGACTGGAACCTGCCTCAGAACGTTCTGAGACATCTTCCGAAACATGAATCCGAAGAGTTTTGGGATTTCATCGTCGGGAATAGTCATCTTCGTGACTTCTTTGGAAAGGACAATAATATTGGACGATCCCAGACCCAACGACGACGGTTCCGACTCAAGGTCACGGAACATGGTCAGCCGCCGTACGGATATCGATGGATTAAGTTGTGCTTACGCCAACTGTCCGTCCACGGTAGCGTCCAGCAGGACACCCAATTTTCCACAAAACGGGCGTTCGTTGTCCCGCAGCTTACTTCACGGGTGGTCAACCAG